A single genomic interval of Perca fluviatilis chromosome 19, GENO_Pfluv_1.0, whole genome shotgun sequence harbors:
- the LOC120547849 gene encoding uncharacterized protein LOC120547849, producing MASANAEKQRPRRRPWRKSTQSLTGRLFCCSCWRGEERDTLQEQEKKMNAGPQHPHLDQGGSGEREAIQITVEDLGIVNTSFTLFEEDPVTSRNSMGRSASSVSACRRALKKQRLKPLSSLPIESQTQPAITSTSAEDDEEEEEDPLLFESGTDGTPACDSLLTPPVINLIPPTPSNIVYDDQFFDRNSEESVAHTSGSDGSFAASDQESYEEKMESVEAEESTEEFTLAENKVSADYAAEPEEEPSDECGEEREAVTAKEGDKEKTKPMFLRCAYQVAPLPKYPQKRSFNTGINLLSFTEHNLDELTNRDVSCSDMLKAELCRLPRAANMDTFTHQRRPVTRSCSFGDILTRSATFHTLTQTTEHQDEEGSPRQRRITVASYMPQSKDQNGNFPEKDIDRQVAKCLRELNTDEVCQWFTSIGLQKCLPFIREVKLCGADIALVDVKTLDILHVATLEDRELLLSAIYNELHPPSTITQRLNSLLESLGPNNVETFTATLASMSKSKSSPHMSCLSMNRRSLKLRNNSPNYKAQRNSQLIEITINASERIVHLRTPKETTVGKIMESCIKMLGMTEDKSLFILKEKQGSSEVLPPDQQIGNLLTSTSENRQLELHLSKTEMSTGTASHTNPEVNSSNENSNVNKNVEVNQPAKEERIRELNQQVDSLQNVILQVQELHHGLVAFCSEIKNMDGDLDVDRLSSAELMQRLELVKSQLNDKRQSLQILRDNINNSTAHKKKQLDVRLLEKMKLNCQVFKEEISMVHLNRQATHLQNALQESYVKEKARKKSLGIGSLSQLVSQQSPAMLLVVQENHNPDGHYGFTCRYREDSGLVVVKVDNSHLCVDDRLVEVNGVPVVNSTQEELTDILLQGPSAKIVVLRQPPPTPSSQQPPLVLQRIVNPNPMQTICPERDVITMETPPQRKVMAI from the exons ATGGCAAGTGCAAATGCAGAGAAACAGCGGCCTCGTAGGCGCCCATGGAGGAAGAGCACTCAAAGTCTTACAGGCAGGCTGTTCTGCTGCTCATGCTGGCGAGGTGAGGAGAGAGATACTCTGCAGGAGCAGGAAAAGAAGATGAATGCAGGCCCTCAGCATCCACACTTGGATCAAGGGGGATCAGGTGAGAGGGAGGCTATCCAGATTACAGTAGAGGATCTGGGAATAGTTAACACCAGCTTCACCCTGTTCGAGGAGGACCCCGTGACCTCGAGGAACAGCATGGGCCGCTCAGCCAGCTCTGTGTCAGCCTGCCGGAGGGCTCTGAAAAAGCAACGCCTGAAGCCTCTGTCTTCCCTCCCTATAGAGTCCCAGACCCAACCGGCCATCACTTCTACCAGTgcagaagatgatgaagaagaggaggaagacccGTTGCTGTTTGAGAGTGGCACTGATGGCACACCAGCTTGTGATAGCCTCCTGACACCGCCGGTTATTAATCTGATCCCTCCCACTCCCTCCAACATTGTTTACGATGATCAGTTCTTTGACAGGAATTCAGAAGAAAGTGTGGCACATACATCTGGTAGTGATGGAAGCTTTGCTGCTAGTGACCAGGAGAGTTatgaggaaaagatggagagTGTGGAGGCAGAGGAGTCGACAGAGGAATTCACACTGGCTGAGAATAAGGTCAGTGCTGATTATGCAGCTGAGCCTGAAGAGGAACCAAGTGATGAGTgtggagaagaaagagaggctgTGACAGCCAAAGAGGGGgataaagagaaaacaaagcccATGTTCTTACGTTGCGCCTACCAGGTGGCTCCTCTCCCTAAGTACCCCCAGAAAA GAAGCTTCAACACTGGAATAAATCTTTTGTCATTTACTGAGCACAACTTGG ATGAACTGACCAACAGAGATGTGAGCTGCTCCGACATGCTGAAAGCTGAACTCTGTCGGCTTCCTCGTGCTGCCAACATGGACACATTTACTCACCAAAGG AGGCCAGTAACGCGCTCCTGCAGTTTTGGGGACATACTTACCAGGAGCGCCACTTTCCACACTTTAACCCAGACCACAGAGCACCAGGACGAGGAGGGGTCGCCACGACAACGACGCATAACCGTTG CATCATATATGCCTCAGTCTAAGGATCAGAATGGAAACTTCCCTGAGAAG GACATTGACAGGCAAGTGGCCAAATGTCTTCGAGAGCTGAACACAGATGAAGTCTGCCAGTGGTTTACCAGTATTGGACTGCAGAAATGTCTTCCTTTCATCAGag AAGTAAAACTGTGTGGAGCAGATATTGCTTTGGTGGATGTGAAGACTCTGGACATCCTCCATGTCGCCACACTGGAAGATAGGGAGCTGCTACTGTCGGCCATTTATAATGAGCTGCACCCCCCCAGCACCATCACCCAGAGACTCAACTCTCTGCTTG aatCCTTAGGCCCTAATAATGTTGAGACATTCACAGCAACATTAGCGTCAATGAGCAAATCTAAGTCCTCTCCTCATATGAGCTGCCTGAGCATGAATCGGCGTTCCCTCAAGCTCAG AAACAACAGCCCAAACTACAAAGCGCAGAGGAATTCTCAACTGATAGAGATTACTATTAATG CATCAGAGCGGATAGTTCATCTCAGAACCCCAAAGGAAACAACAGTGGGAAAAATCATGGAGTCATGCATCAAAATGTTGGGAATGACAGAAGATAAGAGCCTTTTCATACTGAAAGAAAAGCAAG GTTCATCAGAGGTGCTCCCACCAGATCAGCAGATTGGGAATCTACTGACATCGACATCAGAGAACAGACAATTGGAGCTGCATTTGAGTAAAACG GAGATGTCAACAGGTACTGCTTCACACACTAATCCAGAAGTCAACAGCTCTAATGAGAACAgcaatgtcaacaaaaatgtcgaGGTGAACCAGCCAGCTAAAGAAGAGAGGATCAGGGAGCTAAACCAACAGGTGGACTCGCTACAAAATGTCATCCTTCAG GTCCAGGAGCTCCACCACGGCCTGGTGGCATTTTGCTCAGAGATAAAGAACATGGATGGAGATTTGGATGTAGACCGGCTAAGCTCTGCGGAGCTGATGCAAAGGCTGGAGTTGGTTAAAAGCCAACTCAATGACAAGAGGCAGAGCCTGCAGATCCTCAGAGACAACATTAACAACTCCACTGCTCACAAGAAGAA ACAGTTGGATGTTCGTCTCTTGGAAAAGATGAAGCTGAACTGCCAAGTGTTTAAGGAGGAGATTTCCATGGTGCATCTCAACCGGCAGGCGACTCACCTCCAAAATGCTTTGCAAGAAAGCTATGTTAAG GAGAAAGCTCGGAAAAAGAGTTTGGGCATTGGTAGCCTGAGCCAGCTGGTTTCACAGCAGTCTCCTGCCATGCTACTGGTTGTACAGGAGAACCACAACCCTGATGGCCATTATGGCTTCACGTGTCGCTACAGAGAAGACAGCGGACTAGTGGTGGTCAAGGTGGACAACTCTCACCTCTGTGTGGatgacag ACTGGTGGAGGTGAATGGTGTGCCGGTGGTCAACTCGACACAGGAAGAGCTGACTGACATCCTGCTGCAGGGACCCAGCGCTAAAATTGTTGTCCTTCGCCagcccccacccaccccctcctcccagCAGCCCCCTCTGGTCCTGCAGCGCATCGTCAACCCTAATCCCATGCAAACAATTTGCCCAGAAAGGGATGTGATCACCATGGAAACCCCTCCACAGCGGAAGGTAATGGCCATCTGA